From a region of the Leptospira venezuelensis genome:
- a CDS encoding alkane 1-monooxygenase has translation MSVGKRLSFLIAYLIPVLAVVGYYLGGSFNFLTLAVVFGILPIMDLWIGPDASNPKEEEVPELQKEFYFRFLTYGWAWIQFVLVIWALWEIQTQTLSSLEWGAFVVAIGVNTGGIGITVAHELGHKNTKIEQWYSKFILMTVCYMHFFIEHNRGHHVNVSTHEDPASSRKGESFFAFYPRTVVGSLTSAWNLEKKRLSKLGKSAWTFDNEMITSMIIPVLFISAVTGVFYAITGNLNWQVPAFFFVQSWIAFSLLELVNYIEHYGLARKELSPGKFEKVLPIHSWNQNFSLSNAFLFQLQRHSDHHANAGRRYQSLRHFEESPQLPYGYELMILLALFPPLWFKVMDKKLEEWKSQHGGLSAKPSGKREPATA, from the coding sequence ATGAGTGTAGGGAAAAGATTATCCTTCTTGATCGCGTACCTGATTCCGGTCTTGGCCGTGGTGGGTTATTATTTGGGAGGCAGTTTCAATTTTTTAACTTTGGCGGTAGTATTCGGAATTCTTCCGATCATGGATCTTTGGATAGGCCCGGATGCGAGCAATCCAAAGGAAGAAGAAGTTCCGGAACTTCAAAAGGAATTTTATTTTAGATTTCTAACCTATGGATGGGCGTGGATCCAATTTGTTTTAGTGATTTGGGCTTTGTGGGAGATCCAAACTCAAACTCTTTCTTCATTGGAATGGGGAGCTTTCGTTGTAGCAATCGGTGTAAATACCGGAGGGATCGGGATCACTGTCGCTCACGAACTCGGACACAAAAACACTAAAATTGAACAATGGTATTCTAAGTTTATTCTGATGACCGTATGTTATATGCACTTCTTTATAGAGCATAACCGTGGACATCATGTGAATGTTTCAACTCATGAAGACCCAGCTTCCAGTAGAAAAGGTGAGTCTTTCTTTGCGTTTTATCCAAGAACTGTTGTAGGTAGTTTGACTAGCGCTTGGAATTTAGAGAAAAAAAGATTAAGCAAACTTGGCAAGTCCGCTTGGACATTTGATAATGAAATGATCACGTCAATGATCATTCCCGTTTTGTTTATCTCTGCAGTGACAGGGGTTTTTTATGCGATCACTGGAAACTTGAACTGGCAAGTACCTGCATTCTTCTTTGTTCAAAGTTGGATTGCTTTCTCTTTATTGGAACTTGTGAATTATATAGAACATTATGGTTTGGCTCGTAAGGAATTGTCTCCTGGAAAATTCGAGAAGGTCCTTCCAATCCATTCTTGGAACCAAAACTTCAGTCTGTCTAACGCGTTCTTATTCCAATTGCAAAGACATTCGGATCATCATGCGAACGCAGGAAGGAGATATCAATCGTTACGACATTTCGAAGAAAGTCCGCAACTTCCTTATGGGTATGAGCTGATGATACTTCTGGCTTTATTTCCTCCGCTTTGGTTCAAGGTGATGGATAAAAAATTGGAAGAATGGAAGAGCCAACATGGAGGATTATCCGCAAAGCCTTCCGGAAAACGGGAACCTGCTACTGCATAA
- a CDS encoding ExbD/TolR family protein, with protein MIQLKKKRGLEEISASSMSDIAFLLLVFFMVTAVFFVKEGLNIQLPRKNSNPTLVLRENIYEILVAGETIKMRNKILGTRDYKDLAEFRKDLNDLEIPNLDEKVALIKTTGETKYGNMLDALSAVQLRGFKQVSVKRLK; from the coding sequence ATGATTCAGCTTAAGAAAAAAAGAGGTTTGGAAGAGATTTCAGCCTCTTCCATGTCGGATATCGCGTTTCTTCTTCTCGTATTTTTTATGGTGACCGCGGTGTTTTTTGTGAAGGAAGGTTTGAATATCCAACTTCCCCGTAAAAACTCCAACCCCACCCTAGTTTTAAGAGAGAATATCTACGAGATATTGGTGGCAGGCGAAACGATCAAGATGAGGAATAAAATCCTCGGAACTCGTGATTACAAGGATCTAGCAGAATTCAGAAAGGATCTGAACGACCTGGAAATCCCTAATCTCGATGAAAAAGTCGCTCTGATCAAAACGACCGGCGAAACAAAATACGGAAATATGTTAGATGCTCTTTCTGCAGTGCAGTTGAGAGGATTTAAACAAGTCTCCGTAAAAAGATTAAAATAA
- the pepN gene encoding aminopeptidase N, with protein MDNILTQQEAMLRSGQISEVDYSLKLKLEKGSQEYEGETTVRFVYNGGKKGKLKVDFVSKKIEILWLNGKEETNYEKKESALFLTGELLAEGKNELKIKYKNAFDHSGSGFHKFTDPSDKAEYMHTDFEPFEAHRLFPSFDQPDLKASYELEITGPSEWTYIHNTVPKSEETQGNYKNIKFNKTKKFSTYLFSLIVGPYAVWEDKAGEIPLRIFCRKSLSKYMDAENLFAITKEAFGFLQEYFGVPYPYGKYDQIFVPEFNMGAMENVGAVTFSESYIFRGPRIYSEYLNRANTVYHEMVHMWFGNLVTMKWWNDLWLNESFADYLSYYSMSNGKIFPDALEHFYVREEWAYREDQLSTTHPIAGKAENTLEAISNFDGISYSKGASVLRQLMYYVGEEKFRDAMRLYFKRHAEKNTVLNDFLSCMSETSGIDIRGWSKEWLETTGVNTLSPVRQDGRLFLHQGPSATNGLLRTHALQASLFREKNGFLEEVWKKRVLVKGKETLLEENYTGEADLLLLNTEDFAYAKTYLSKESLPILKRSLHTLKDRFSRRVVWGSLWQMVRDAELSPKEFLELALDQGLKEPDLSVRNSHILTKALTVIDNYIPEAEKRIWSDKLNAIAKEKSLLAQNPEQEQILWFRILENTSKSPEQLSYLKELLDQKKSIPGIAMDQERRWVILSRLSAYGDPESSKRIEEETTKDNTDLGAKKAFLAKVSFPDPKAKKESWERFLKPKEGDSTDFLRYGMRGFQWNHQKQLLVSYTDSYFNSVISVYETRDPHFASAFGHMMFPSFEPDPNLLKRTQEFLDQNKKLPELLKKDLQQQRDDIQRTLKVLEKYKN; from the coding sequence ATGGACAATATTCTTACTCAACAAGAAGCAATGCTCCGCTCCGGGCAGATCTCCGAGGTGGACTACTCCTTAAAATTAAAACTGGAAAAAGGATCCCAAGAATATGAGGGAGAGACCACAGTTCGATTCGTATACAACGGTGGCAAAAAAGGGAAACTCAAAGTAGATTTTGTATCTAAGAAGATTGAGATACTTTGGCTAAACGGAAAAGAAGAAACAAATTACGAAAAGAAAGAATCTGCACTCTTCCTTACTGGAGAATTATTAGCAGAAGGTAAAAACGAACTTAAGATCAAATACAAAAATGCATTTGATCATAGTGGTTCCGGTTTTCATAAATTTACAGACCCTTCTGACAAAGCGGAATATATGCATACCGACTTCGAACCATTCGAAGCTCATAGACTATTTCCTTCTTTCGACCAACCGGATCTAAAAGCTAGTTATGAATTGGAGATTACAGGGCCTTCTGAATGGACATATATCCATAACACAGTTCCGAAATCGGAAGAAACCCAGGGAAATTATAAAAACATAAAATTCAATAAAACCAAAAAATTCTCCACTTATCTATTTTCTCTGATTGTAGGACCTTATGCAGTTTGGGAAGATAAGGCGGGAGAAATTCCTCTTAGAATATTCTGCAGAAAATCTCTTTCCAAGTATATGGATGCTGAAAATTTATTTGCGATCACCAAAGAAGCATTCGGCTTCTTGCAGGAATATTTCGGAGTTCCTTATCCATACGGAAAATACGACCAGATATTCGTTCCAGAATTCAATATGGGAGCCATGGAGAACGTGGGAGCTGTTACATTCTCCGAAAGTTATATTTTCCGTGGACCACGAATCTATTCTGAATATTTAAATAGAGCAAACACAGTGTATCACGAAATGGTCCATATGTGGTTCGGAAACCTGGTCACAATGAAATGGTGGAACGATCTCTGGCTGAATGAAAGTTTTGCGGATTATCTTTCCTACTACTCTATGTCTAATGGAAAAATTTTCCCCGATGCATTAGAACATTTTTATGTAAGAGAAGAATGGGCTTATAGAGAAGACCAACTTTCCACCACCCACCCTATTGCGGGAAAAGCAGAGAATACACTCGAAGCGATCAGCAATTTTGATGGGATCTCTTATTCCAAAGGTGCCTCAGTTCTTCGCCAATTAATGTATTACGTCGGAGAAGAAAAATTCAGAGATGCGATGAGGCTTTATTTCAAAAGACATGCGGAGAAGAATACAGTTCTAAATGATTTTCTTTCCTGTATGTCTGAAACAAGCGGGATCGATATCCGAGGTTGGAGTAAAGAATGGTTAGAAACAACTGGAGTCAATACTCTTAGTCCAGTCAGACAAGATGGTAGATTATTTTTACACCAAGGACCCTCTGCGACAAATGGACTTCTGCGTACTCATGCACTCCAAGCTTCCTTATTCAGAGAGAAAAACGGATTTCTGGAAGAAGTTTGGAAAAAAAGAGTACTCGTAAAAGGAAAAGAAACTCTCTTAGAAGAGAACTATACGGGAGAAGCTGACCTTCTACTTTTAAACACAGAAGACTTTGCTTATGCTAAAACCTACCTAAGCAAAGAGTCGCTCCCAATCTTAAAAAGAAGTCTTCACACTTTAAAAGATCGTTTTTCCAGAAGAGTTGTATGGGGAAGTTTATGGCAAATGGTAAGAGATGCGGAACTTTCTCCTAAAGAATTCCTGGAACTTGCCTTGGACCAAGGATTGAAAGAACCGGATCTATCCGTTCGAAACAGCCATATACTTACCAAAGCACTTACTGTAATCGATAATTATATTCCGGAAGCTGAGAAAAGAATCTGGTCCGATAAACTAAACGCTATCGCCAAAGAAAAATCTCTTCTAGCTCAAAATCCTGAGCAGGAACAAATATTATGGTTTAGAATATTAGAAAATACTTCTAAATCACCCGAACAGCTCTCCTACCTGAAAGAATTACTGGACCAGAAAAAAAGTATTCCTGGGATCGCTATGGACCAAGAAAGACGTTGGGTCATTCTTTCCAGACTCAGTGCTTATGGAGATCCTGAATCTTCCAAACGGATCGAAGAAGAAACCACAAAAGACAATACTGACTTAGGAGCTAAAAAAGCATTCTTAGCAAAAGTATCTTTCCCAGATCCTAAAGCCAAAAAAGAATCCTGGGAAAGGTTCCTAAAACCTAAAGAAGGAGATTCTACTGACTTCTTAAGATACGGAATGAGAGGGTTCCAATGGAATCACCAGAAGCAACTTTTAGTTTCTTATACTGATTCTTATTTTAATTCGGTAATCTCAGTATATGAAACAAGAGATCCTCATTTTGCATCTGCATTCGGTCATATGATGTTCCCTTCATTCGAACCGGATCCAAACCTTCTAAAAAGAACACAGGAGTTTTTGGATCAAAATAAAAAACTTCCTGAACTATTGAAGAAGGATCTCCAACAGCAAAGAGACGACATACAAAGAACCCTGAAAGTTTTAGAAAAATACAAAAACTAA
- a CDS encoding TonB-dependent receptor domain-containing protein, protein MKIKKIIIFFLLLSLSAPAWGQRVGKIRGKIVDGDNGEAVFGATIVVRSIKKFAKSDFDGAYDLELPLGTHEVEFQMLGYSPQKRSVTVTAGKPQVVNITFGLQTLETVDVKGRALNDAEAALLSLQKKSSAVSDGISKEAIKKSPDSSAGEVVRRVTGITLVGGKFVFVRGLGERYSNTELNDTLVPSTEPDKRVVALDIFPSGVLKNVRIIKTFIPELPAEFSGGLVKIETQEYPEEKQLSVSVGAGGNYNTTGHKFMSMNQGNMLGGVNSNQHNPLADSGNKGLVFEPGSMFGGIQPEITQTGPTLYNQKWTPNSGPASFDKNFSINYGDTFKIGSTSRLGILVGSTYNRNYRFREESSRTYQASQISELTPAGTRLIQQQKQDADLYIEERNWGNNLNLAYEITKGQQIFMKTLFSQQGESVVRDSVGQDNINAADFKSLTTQYTSSRVFHNTFGGDHALNWFGDRAHKFDWRINFAQAVREQPDLQQQVWKKSFSDPNPLNYTRLGNNPDASRFFSDSVDNSRTAKFNYEIPFDQWSGLKSTFKLGSYTLERDKNFRFHEYGQKTNFPISSLEFYPIPGEIYSNPLLFQQNTYTFSERQVESNAYDAFQRLQAYYSQVELPILPKLKVLFGARYEDSYQKVRTFVTRDVNNPSFLADYGCGVRNEDVRLALVKNNTCDPTNNGIGELRTKDTLPSFNLNWEFKDNQILRVAATQTLTRPDLRELSPFGFTPYFGANRIFGNSDLRRSYIHNYDVRYEYYLTSSDYIGVGAFFKQISSPIEMIGQPVAGSISQRFTYLNAEQGTIRGVEFDFRKEITDRIRFETNMFFIQSRVDVISWEQYIAAKTGILDPLSKAAAYNPTNLSRPLQGQSPFVFNVKLDFHLDEKKRHNLGFYYNYFGDRLYSVGANGLPDAYERAVGLTDVVFTTKRGDHLEFKVSAQNIFDTRYRVYQKNELTGEKELFLSYRTGVSYSFQATYKL, encoded by the coding sequence ATGAAAATTAAAAAGATTATCATATTCTTTCTACTACTATCCCTTTCAGCACCTGCTTGGGGACAAAGAGTAGGAAAAATCCGAGGAAAAATCGTGGATGGAGACAATGGTGAAGCCGTTTTCGGTGCAACTATTGTAGTTCGATCCATCAAAAAATTCGCCAAATCAGATTTCGACGGTGCCTATGATCTAGAACTTCCTTTAGGAACTCATGAAGTTGAGTTTCAAATGTTAGGATATTCTCCTCAGAAACGTTCCGTAACAGTAACCGCAGGTAAACCGCAAGTTGTGAATATAACTTTCGGTTTGCAAACTCTTGAAACAGTGGATGTGAAAGGTAGAGCTTTAAACGATGCAGAAGCTGCTCTTTTATCATTACAAAAAAAGTCTTCGGCGGTTTCAGATGGAATCTCTAAAGAAGCTATTAAGAAAAGCCCTGATTCATCCGCCGGAGAAGTAGTACGAAGAGTCACCGGTATAACTTTAGTTGGTGGTAAGTTCGTATTCGTTCGCGGTCTTGGAGAACGTTATTCAAACACAGAATTAAACGATACATTAGTACCTTCTACGGAACCGGATAAACGAGTTGTCGCTCTGGATATCTTTCCCTCTGGAGTTCTTAAAAATGTTAGGATCATTAAAACGTTTATTCCAGAACTTCCTGCAGAGTTTTCAGGAGGCCTTGTTAAAATTGAAACCCAGGAATATCCGGAAGAAAAACAACTGAGCGTATCAGTTGGGGCCGGCGGAAATTACAATACAACTGGTCATAAATTCATGAGTATGAACCAAGGGAATATGTTGGGCGGTGTTAATTCTAACCAACATAATCCTCTTGCTGATTCAGGAAATAAAGGTCTAGTTTTTGAGCCAGGAAGTATGTTTGGAGGAATTCAGCCTGAAATCACACAAACAGGGCCGACGTTATATAATCAAAAATGGACTCCAAATTCAGGCCCAGCTTCTTTTGATAAGAACTTCTCTATAAATTATGGAGATACGTTTAAAATAGGAAGCACTTCTAGGTTAGGAATTTTAGTAGGATCTACCTATAATAGAAACTATAGGTTCAGAGAAGAAAGTTCAAGAACGTATCAAGCAAGCCAAATCTCAGAACTCACTCCTGCCGGAACTAGATTGATCCAGCAACAAAAGCAGGATGCAGACCTTTATATTGAAGAAAGGAACTGGGGAAATAACTTAAACTTGGCTTATGAAATAACGAAGGGACAGCAAATCTTTATGAAAACTTTGTTTTCTCAACAAGGAGAAAGCGTAGTACGAGATTCTGTTGGTCAAGACAATATCAACGCAGCTGACTTTAAATCTTTAACTACCCAATACACAAGCAGTCGCGTCTTCCATAATACATTTGGAGGAGATCATGCTTTAAATTGGTTTGGAGACAGAGCCCATAAATTCGATTGGAGAATAAATTTTGCGCAAGCGGTTAGAGAGCAACCGGACTTACAACAGCAAGTTTGGAAAAAATCTTTCTCGGATCCTAATCCTCTAAATTACACTCGTTTAGGAAATAACCCCGATGCTTCCAGATTCTTCTCTGATTCAGTTGATAATAGCCGTACTGCTAAATTTAACTATGAAATTCCATTCGACCAATGGAGTGGCTTAAAGTCCACCTTCAAGCTTGGAAGTTATACGTTGGAAAGAGATAAAAACTTTCGATTCCATGAATATGGACAAAAAACTAATTTTCCTATCTCTTCTTTAGAATTCTATCCGATCCCTGGAGAAATATATTCTAACCCGCTTCTTTTTCAGCAAAATACATATACGTTCTCGGAAAGACAGGTTGAATCAAACGCATACGACGCATTCCAAAGATTACAGGCTTACTATTCTCAGGTAGAACTACCAATACTTCCGAAATTAAAAGTTCTTTTTGGAGCTCGTTACGAAGATAGCTATCAAAAAGTAAGAACTTTCGTAACAAGAGACGTCAACAATCCTTCGTTTCTTGCTGATTATGGTTGTGGGGTTCGCAATGAAGATGTTCGTTTAGCATTAGTAAAAAATAATACCTGCGATCCGACAAATAACGGTATTGGTGAATTAAGAACAAAAGATACGCTCCCATCATTCAATCTTAACTGGGAGTTTAAAGATAATCAAATTTTACGTGTTGCCGCTACCCAGACGCTAACTCGTCCAGATTTAAGGGAATTATCTCCTTTTGGATTTACTCCTTATTTCGGAGCGAACCGTATTTTTGGTAACTCTGATTTAAGAAGATCTTATATCCATAACTATGATGTTCGATATGAATATTATCTAACTTCTTCGGATTATATTGGAGTTGGAGCCTTCTTCAAACAAATATCTAGCCCGATCGAGATGATCGGTCAACCGGTAGCAGGAAGTATCAGCCAACGTTTCACTTATCTTAATGCGGAACAAGGTACTATCCGAGGAGTAGAGTTCGACTTTAGAAAAGAGATCACTGACCGTATTCGTTTCGAGACAAATATGTTCTTTATCCAGTCGAGAGTCGATGTTATTTCTTGGGAGCAATATATCGCTGCTAAGACCGGAATATTGGATCCTTTATCTAAAGCCGCAGCTTATAACCCGACCAATCTTTCTCGTCCTTTGCAAGGACAATCTCCATTCGTATTTAACGTGAAATTAGATTTCCATTTAGATGAAAAAAAGAGGCATAATCTAGGTTTCTATTACAACTACTTCGGAGATCGACTCTATTCAGTGGGCGCAAACGGACTTCCTGATGCATATGAAAGAGCGGTCGGTTTGACAGACGTTGTTTTCACTACCAAAAGAGGAGATCACTTAGAATTTAAAGTTTCCGCTCAGAATATTTTTGACACTCGATATAGAGTATATCAGAAGAATGAGCTAACCGGTGAAAAAGAACTATTCCTTTCCTATAGAACTGGTGTAAGTTACTCTTTCCAAGCTACTTATAAACTTTAA
- a CDS encoding MotA/TolQ/ExbB proton channel family protein, translating into MHNRYTNLSLRQWIAIALVGGFVLTATLPTFSQDAAPTDANKTEQTTAPAEQPAPAPAEKSGTWGFVDLFNKGGWTMYPLALSSIIALGIIFERIYFLTTSKLLPKGFNIDLGEKVDEKGFDGAKEFIDANPSYKISDILKNGIDVSAGNAEIFAKGIEREAAEVIVVLERGLVILAAVSTIAPLIGFLGTVSGMINAFDAIANADQVNAKVVAGGIKEALITTAAGLIIAIPAMTFHQYLTSRIDGFTSEVEEAANRIYKEFLKRNARA; encoded by the coding sequence ATGCATAATCGATATACTAATCTCTCTCTACGCCAATGGATCGCCATTGCACTTGTAGGAGGATTTGTCCTAACTGCAACTTTACCTACTTTTTCTCAAGACGCTGCGCCAACTGACGCAAACAAAACCGAACAAACTACTGCACCTGCAGAACAACCTGCTCCAGCTCCTGCTGAAAAAAGTGGGACTTGGGGATTTGTAGACCTATTCAATAAAGGCGGATGGACAATGTATCCATTGGCTCTTTCTTCTATCATCGCACTTGGAATTATTTTTGAAAGGATCTACTTCCTTACTACTTCCAAACTTCTTCCTAAAGGTTTTAATATCGATTTAGGGGAGAAGGTTGATGAAAAAGGTTTCGATGGAGCGAAAGAATTCATCGACGCAAACCCTTCTTACAAAATTTCTGATATCTTGAAAAACGGTATCGATGTATCCGCTGGTAACGCAGAAATTTTTGCAAAAGGTATCGAGAGAGAAGCTGCAGAAGTGATCGTGGTTCTCGAAAGAGGACTTGTGATCTTAGCCGCTGTTTCGACTATCGCACCTCTTATCGGGTTTTTAGGAACAGTTTCTGGTATGATCAACGCATTCGATGCGATTGCAAATGCGGATCAAGTAAATGCAAAAGTAGTTGCGGGCGGTATTAAAGAAGCTCTTATCACCACTGCGGCTGGTTTGATCATCGCAATTCCTGCAATGACTTTCCACCAATATCTGACTTCCAGAATTGACGGATTCACTTCCGAAGTGGAAGAAGCTGCCAATAGAATTTATAAAGAATTCCTAAAACGTAACGCAAGAGCTTAA
- a CDS encoding putative bifunctional diguanylate cyclase/phosphodiesterase — MSLNGLNFYSYLSKIRILKTYSSKIMLVAFLGTHVPLITLLLFFVISTVQDIQTALKILGIALVATLVGTAATLLALHKLLTPVVLTSKSLNRYLSEREIPNLPTVFQDEAGSLMADTVTTVRKLDDLIHYMANYDGLSGLPNRDLFLERLSNSLHELSMREEILSFPILSLEATHLKQIRSNFGVHMGDLYLRSLVQKLETMLGPETVLARTGDGEFSFFPLPSSSQILETDSEIWAGKIQDSTSSPLNVVDQQISSEIRIGISVFPYDGKSSDQLLWKSETALSQAKLSGTSKIQTYSSEWKERMKEKYLLEKDLKLAISKNQLFIQYQPRIEVQTGKKISAEALLRWNHPEYGVISPTIFIPIAEESGIIGEMGEWVLSKSMEDLGNWKKRGLPPIRISVNLSAKQLEDKNITKKVLDILEKNSLSVEDLELEITESSLITNIQSALEILGELHSWGISLALDDFGTGYSSLSYLSKIPLKTLKVDQSFVRKILTDANSLAISKTIVALGKSLGLRITAEGVETEMQMRKIKDLGCDEAQGYFLSKPILLEELEKFVQT; from the coding sequence ATGAGTCTTAACGGATTAAATTTCTATTCCTATCTTAGCAAGATCCGAATTCTTAAAACCTATTCCAGTAAAATTATGCTGGTCGCATTCCTCGGGACCCATGTTCCACTAATCACACTTCTGTTATTTTTCGTAATTTCCACAGTACAAGATATACAAACTGCCCTGAAAATTCTAGGAATCGCACTTGTGGCGACTCTTGTAGGAACTGCGGCTACACTTCTTGCATTACATAAACTTTTAACTCCGGTTGTACTCACTTCCAAATCCCTAAACAGATATCTGAGCGAAAGAGAGATCCCAAATCTACCTACGGTATTCCAAGACGAAGCCGGTTCATTGATGGCGGATACCGTTACAACAGTGCGAAAGTTGGATGATCTCATCCATTATATGGCAAACTATGATGGGCTTTCCGGATTACCGAACAGAGATCTATTCTTAGAAAGATTAAGTAACTCTTTACATGAACTTTCTATGAGAGAAGAAATATTAAGCTTTCCGATTCTTTCTTTAGAAGCGACCCATTTAAAACAAATACGATCCAATTTTGGTGTGCATATGGGAGATCTTTATCTAAGATCATTGGTGCAAAAATTGGAAACAATGCTTGGGCCTGAAACAGTTCTAGCAAGAACTGGAGATGGGGAATTCTCCTTTTTCCCCTTACCTTCTTCTTCCCAAATTTTAGAAACTGATTCTGAGATTTGGGCAGGAAAGATCCAAGACAGCACATCTTCTCCGTTAAACGTTGTAGACCAACAGATCTCTTCAGAGATCCGAATCGGAATATCAGTTTTTCCTTATGATGGAAAATCTTCCGACCAACTTTTATGGAAATCTGAGACTGCATTAAGCCAAGCGAAACTTTCTGGAACTTCTAAGATCCAAACCTATTCTTCCGAATGGAAAGAAAGAATGAAGGAGAAATATCTTCTCGAAAAGGATCTAAAACTTGCGATCTCTAAAAATCAATTGTTCATTCAATATCAGCCCAGGATTGAAGTTCAAACAGGCAAAAAGATCTCGGCAGAAGCTTTACTGAGATGGAATCATCCTGAATACGGAGTCATCTCCCCCACTATATTCATCCCTATTGCAGAAGAAAGTGGTATTATTGGAGAAATGGGAGAATGGGTTCTTTCTAAATCCATGGAAGACCTGGGAAATTGGAAGAAGAGAGGACTTCCTCCCATCCGTATTTCCGTAAATTTATCCGCTAAACAATTGGAAGATAAGAATATAACTAAGAAAGTTTTGGATATATTGGAGAAGAATAGTTTAAGCGTGGAAGACCTGGAGCTTGAAATAACTGAATCCAGCTTAATTACCAATATACAATCCGCTTTGGAAATTTTAGGAGAATTGCATTCCTGGGGAATTTCTCTTGCTTTGGACGATTTCGGAACAGGATACTCCAGTCTTTCTTATTTAAGTAAAATACCACTCAAAACTTTGAAGGTGGATCAATCCTTTGTCCGCAAAATCCTAACAGATGCGAATTCGTTAGCGATTTCTAAAACAATCGTCGCATTAGGAAAAAGTTTAGGACTCCGCATCACAGCAGAAGGTGTAGAAACAGAAATGCAAATGCGCAAGATTAAAGACCTAGGCTGCGACGAAGCGCAGGGATATTTTTTAAGTAAACCTATCCTCTTAGAAGAATTAGAGAAATTCGTTCAAACCTAA
- a CDS encoding energy transducer TonB: MNQVSSPSSSKKRSGLRRFVDRYRMETFLGSSAILQIAALLFWYTPPTTYDHLDKLIDEVAFVENLVIQDPNVGEAPDDGEFEVTDTLKKKEDSRISGAQDAIVSGATAPVDLSPNLQPEYTKDAQSAGVGGTLTLEVIIADSGEVLRVRNIGKTLGYGLEESAIQAFYKKRYSPSMLEGKAITVKVYVPVRFSLY, translated from the coding sequence ATGAACCAAGTATCATCTCCTTCTTCTTCCAAAAAACGTTCTGGTCTTCGTAGGTTTGTAGATCGGTACAGGATGGAGACCTTCTTAGGTTCGTCTGCCATTTTACAGATCGCAGCTCTTCTCTTTTGGTATACTCCTCCGACCACTTATGACCATCTGGACAAGCTGATCGATGAAGTTGCTTTCGTGGAGAATCTTGTGATCCAAGATCCAAACGTGGGAGAAGCTCCTGACGACGGAGAATTCGAAGTAACTGATACTCTTAAGAAAAAAGAAGACTCCCGGATCTCAGGCGCTCAAGATGCAATCGTTTCTGGTGCTACTGCCCCAGTGGATCTTTCTCCCAACCTTCAACCTGAATATACCAAAGATGCTCAGTCCGCAGGTGTAGGCGGAACTCTTACCTTAGAAGTGATCATCGCTGACTCAGGTGAAGTTTTAAGAGTACGTAATATTGGAAAAACCTTAGGGTATGGATTAGAAGAATCTGCAATCCAAGCATTTTACAAAAAACGTTACTCTCCTTCCATGTTAGAAGGAAAAGCGATAACCGTAAAAGTTTACGTTCCAGTTCGCTTCTCTCTTTATTGA
- a CDS encoding LIMLP_04285 family protein has protein sequence MITRTIITISIFLICLGNLSADTVTNTKTKEVIENVKTTQTEQGVIVEFEDGSRRGFDRTSVTVEAKPVEWKQKDQENYPDKERYTDYAIFGGIFLVILLLP, from the coding sequence ATGATTACGAGAACTATTATTACAATTTCAATTTTTCTAATATGTTTGGGAAACCTTTCTGCAGATACAGTGACCAATACTAAAACCAAAGAAGTGATTGAGAACGTAAAAACTACTCAGACAGAACAGGGTGTGATCGTTGAGTTCGAAGACGGCTCCCGTAGAGGTTTTGACAGAACGTCCGTTACTGTTGAAGCAAAACCCGTAGAGTGGAAACAAAAGGATCAGGAAAACTATCCTGATAAGGAAAGATACACTGATTATGCAATTTTCGGTGGGATTTTCTTAGTAATACTACTTTTACCCTAA
- a CDS encoding ExbD/TolR family protein: MALKKKKAPPSIPVSSMADIAFLLLVFFMVTSVLDTDPDLPIALPDVPGGEQLNKKIANLYLSADNEKSIYFNQVKMPLNEAINNVRAKLATTPDLKVLIHADKELSYADLDNVFELLKEAGALKVSLVTKTTQGGGLK; encoded by the coding sequence ATGGCACTTAAAAAGAAAAAAGCTCCACCTTCTATTCCGGTCAGCTCAATGGCCGATATCGCCTTTCTTCTTTTGGTATTCTTTATGGTGACCTCGGTCCTTGATACGGATCCGGATCTTCCAATCGCTCTTCCAGATGTTCCTGGAGGAGAGCAGCTTAATAAGAAAATCGCAAATTTATATTTAAGCGCAGATAACGAGAAGTCGATTTACTTTAACCAAGTAAAGATGCCTTTGAATGAAGCGATCAATAACGTTCGCGCCAAACTTGCAACTACTCCAGATCTAAAAGTTCTAATCCATGCAGATAAAGAGCTGAGTTATGCAGATCTGGACAACGTGTTCGAACTTTTGAAAGAAGCCGGAGCATTAAAAGTTTCTCTGGTAACTAAAACAACACAAGGGGGAGGACTGAAATGA